One Rhizobiales bacterium GAS188 DNA window includes the following coding sequences:
- a CDS encoding Predicted methyltransferase — translation MYDQSKQSELIRFARIDAGSTVIDVYPGDGDWTRLFSDIVGPEGRVYSFVPAEVAHFKNDPVGHMRTLAKEPGRENVEAVSADLVAMPEVTQPADVLWLHLFYHDLHTALMQARGATASDFNRAVYKRLKPGGSYVIIDHAAAAGSGTSDPQSLHRIDPASVREEVEAAGFVLDAVSAMLANEDDTHSIKVFDPSIKGQTDRFAYRFVKP, via the coding sequence ATGTACGACCAATCCAAGCAATCCGAGTTGATCCGGTTCGCACGTATAGATGCGGGCTCCACTGTCATCGACGTCTACCCAGGCGACGGCGACTGGACGCGTCTCTTCTCCGACATCGTGGGACCCGAAGGGCGGGTCTACAGCTTCGTACCGGCCGAAGTCGCCCACTTCAAAAACGATCCGGTCGGCCACATGCGGACGCTTGCGAAGGAGCCGGGCCGAGAGAACGTCGAAGCCGTCTCGGCGGACCTTGTGGCGATGCCAGAGGTCACGCAGCCAGCGGATGTCCTGTGGCTGCATCTGTTCTACCACGATCTCCACACCGCGCTGATGCAGGCCAGGGGCGCAACCGCATCCGACTTCAATCGAGCCGTCTACAAGCGGCTGAAGCCCGGCGGGTCATACGTCATCATAGACCATGCCGCCGCCGCAGGGTCGGGCACGAGCGACCCCCAGTCGCTGCATCGGATCGATCCCGCGTCCGTCCGCGAGGAGGTGGAGGCGGCCGGCTTCGTGCTGGACGCGGTAAGCGCCATGCTCGCGAACGAGGACGATACGCACTCGATCAAGGTCTTCGATCCGTCGATCAAGGGCCAGACCGATCGCTTTGCCTATCGGTTCGTGAAGCCCTGA